The following are encoded together in the Coleofasciculus sp. FACHB-T130 genome:
- a CDS encoding CPBP family glutamic-type intramembrane protease — MTIKRLLLGLLTILALFLITHSLLDSWNQPQIQGRLELYQTNLLLQASEWQGDKAGDANLTNARNALLGEDPLRTAQKQYEEARSEDRATLEKLQGQLEKLKSEADLNPDAARSQPQLPASINKVKKLIAELDLRLGILQAQQGQTDAAIKTWTELINRSKQEAASELQTKPAAILVGLWSEPPSLMLDAQPQIQEHLDGWFRDRALTKLYQVQERQEELAALQAQEQERAEAAIVKLAIVGAIPLVGVLVGLGLLIVLLAGVVIKGKEAILAQNADVPWTTPWNAEIIWQVFVVGFFFIGQFLLPLFFSLLPLNRASFDTRTQAAFVLVSYATLAFECLLVLYLSIRSFLPLPEGWFRFNWRGNWILWGLGGYLVALPLVIVVSLINQKLWQGQGGSNPILPIALEGQDSVALAIFFLTAAVAAPLFEEFLFRGFLLPSLTRYMPVWGAIALSSLFFAIVHLNLSEILPLATLGMVLGVVYTRSRNLLAPILLHSLWNGGTLLSLFLLGSGSA; from the coding sequence ATGACAATTAAGCGGTTGCTTTTGGGATTGCTGACAATTTTGGCTTTGTTTCTGATTACCCACTCATTACTGGATAGCTGGAATCAGCCTCAGATTCAAGGTCGCCTGGAACTGTACCAAACGAATTTGTTACTCCAAGCGAGTGAGTGGCAGGGCGACAAAGCTGGTGATGCCAATTTGACAAACGCCCGGAACGCTCTTTTAGGTGAAGACCCTTTAAGAACTGCCCAAAAGCAGTATGAGGAGGCGCGTTCGGAGGATCGAGCCACTCTGGAAAAGCTGCAAGGACAGCTCGAAAAGCTCAAATCGGAAGCTGATTTGAATCCCGATGCAGCCAGATCGCAGCCGCAATTACCAGCGTCAATCAACAAGGTAAAAAAGCTGATTGCTGAGCTTGACTTGCGGTTGGGAATTTTACAAGCTCAACAAGGACAAACAGACGCGGCGATTAAAACTTGGACGGAATTAATTAATCGGTCTAAACAGGAAGCGGCGAGCGAGTTACAGACTAAGCCAGCGGCGATTTTGGTGGGACTTTGGAGCGAGCCACCCAGCCTGATGTTGGATGCCCAGCCGCAAATTCAAGAGCATTTAGACGGCTGGTTCCGCGATCGCGCTTTGACGAAACTCTACCAAGTACAGGAACGTCAGGAGGAACTGGCGGCACTCCAGGCACAAGAACAGGAGCGCGCTGAAGCTGCAATTGTCAAATTAGCGATTGTCGGAGCAATCCCGCTAGTGGGAGTATTGGTGGGATTAGGATTGCTGATTGTTCTGCTAGCGGGAGTGGTAATTAAGGGAAAAGAAGCCATCCTCGCTCAAAATGCCGATGTCCCCTGGACAACTCCTTGGAATGCCGAAATTATTTGGCAGGTGTTCGTCGTAGGCTTTTTCTTTATCGGTCAATTTCTGCTGCCGCTCTTTTTTAGCTTACTGCCCCTAAACCGAGCCAGCTTTGATACTCGGACACAAGCTGCTTTTGTTCTGGTGAGTTACGCAACATTGGCGTTTGAGTGTCTGCTGGTTCTGTATTTATCTATCCGCTCTTTTTTACCGTTGCCAGAAGGTTGGTTTCGATTCAATTGGCGGGGAAACTGGATTCTTTGGGGATTGGGCGGATATTTAGTCGCGCTGCCTCTAGTGATTGTGGTGTCGCTGATTAACCAAAAGCTGTGGCAGGGACAAGGGGGCAGCAATCCGATTTTACCGATTGCTCTAGAGGGGCAAGATAGTGTGGCGCTGGCGATCTTTTTCTTGACGGCGGCGGTGGCGGCACCGTTGTTTGAGGAGTTCTTGTTTCGCGGTTTTCTATTGCCATCTCTCACCCGTTATATGCCTGTTTGGGGAGCGATCGCGCTCAGTAGCTTGTTTTTTGCGATTGTTCACCTGAATCTCTCAGAAATCTTGCCCCTGGCGACTTTGGGGATGGTTTTGGGAGTGGTGTATACGCGATCGCGCAACCTCCTTGCACCGATACTCCTCCACTCTCTCTGGAATGGTGGCACTTTGCTGAGTCTTTTCCTCTTGGGTAGTGGATCTGCGTGA
- a CDS encoding TM2 domain-containing protein has protein sequence MRDGNSTDASKKIAAGVCGILIGALGIHKFVLGYNTEGIIMLLVSLLTCGIGSPIMGIIGSIEGITYLTKSDEEFVSTYLVSKKGWF, from the coding sequence ATGAGGGATGGAAACTCTACTGATGCCAGCAAAAAAATCGCCGCTGGAGTCTGCGGGATTCTTATCGGGGCTTTAGGTATCCATAAGTTTGTTCTTGGCTATAACACAGAAGGCATCATCATGTTGCTGGTTAGCCTGCTTACCTGTGGAATCGGTTCGCCAATTATGGGAATTATTGGTTCGATCGAGGGAATAACTTATTTGACAAAATCTGACGAAGAATTCGTCAGCACTTACCTTGTTAGCAAGAAAGGTTGGTTTTAG
- a CDS encoding DUF2752 domain-containing protein, whose translation MSKLSRSNLSSNARRIRWLILGICSAPLVGTYFYNQGYKVTFLVCPIRHFTGIPCPTCGMTRSFMAIVRGDWSCALAEHLFGPVLFAAFLIATVHITLELIAGRKIAVLYVQMLRTRKLQVLSLLLILSYHALRLYYLSKSGELYLALVHSPLGQLFF comes from the coding sequence ATGTCTAAATTATCTCGCTCTAATCTGTCTAGCAATGCTCGACGGATTCGCTGGTTGATATTAGGAATATGTTCAGCACCTCTAGTGGGAACCTACTTTTATAACCAAGGATATAAAGTAACGTTCCTAGTTTGCCCAATTCGCCACTTTACGGGGATTCCTTGTCCTACCTGTGGGATGACTCGGTCTTTCATGGCAATTGTGCGAGGAGATTGGAGCTGCGCCTTAGCAGAACACCTGTTTGGCCCGGTTTTATTCGCTGCCTTTTTGATTGCAACAGTTCATATTACACTTGAACTAATCGCGGGACGTAAAATCGCCGTCTTGTATGTTCAAATGCTTAGGACCCGAAAGCTACAGGTGCTGAGCCTACTTCTAATTTTAAGCTACCATGCGTTGCGCTTGTATTATTTATCAAAGTCTGGAGAACTATATCTTGCCTTGGTTCATTCACCCTTGGGTCAGCTATTTTTTTGA
- a CDS encoding heavy metal translocating P-type ATPase: MQSPQTVAATPASPLETIALDVTGMKCAGCVKAVEKQLTQHPGVVSARVNLVTEVAVVECEAGAIDPVALAEQVTEAGFPTQPRLATNAGEKAKEALSPAERHALENRQQLRQLVIAGVLILLSGIGHLNQHFISFPAYFSPLTNIWFHWGLATAALLFPGRQILVDGWRGLRRNAPNMNTLVALGTLTAYTASCVALLFPQLGWECFFDEPVMLLGFILLGRTLEQRARGRAAAAFQALLALQPKVARLIANPTDAGATPRAKGNDFGGIEIPVEQVRVGEWLRVLPGEQIPVDAEVVAGQTTVNESMLTGEPVPVMKQAGDSVAAGTLNQSGAIAIKATRTGKDTTLAQIVALVEEAQIRKAPVQLLADTVAGYFTYGVLAAATFTFLFWYFIGSQLWPDVTMLSAVGIESHSAMHSVMHHASGIDREPPPLQHSALLLSLKLAISVSVIACPCALGLATPTAILVGTGLGAERGLLIKGGDVLERVHHLDIVVFDKTGTLTTGHPVVTDYLPVGNFLPESLLQLAAAAESGTTHPLAEAIGEEAHRQELSLPLAHEFYTEPGLGVSALVEGVRVLLGNADWLTQQGISLNNSEQNQAQQLASAGKTVVYVAADGQVAGLIGVTDTLRPDAKATVSRLRQMGLRVMLLTGDRLEAARAIASQLELNPDSDVLADVRPDAKAAAIAQLQTQGQHVAMVGDGINDAPALAQADVGISLQGGTDVAIETAQIVLMRDRLLDVVKSIQLSRATFNKIRQNLFWAFAYNTISLPVAAGVLLPTFGLVLSPSAAGALMAFSSVSVVTNSLLLRKSLSTDN, translated from the coding sequence ATGCAATCCCCCCAAACCGTAGCCGCTACCCCTGCATCGCCGCTAGAGACGATCGCCCTGGATGTCACAGGCATGAAATGTGCAGGCTGCGTGAAAGCGGTAGAAAAACAGCTAACCCAGCATCCAGGCGTCGTTTCTGCCCGCGTTAATCTGGTGACAGAAGTCGCTGTCGTAGAGTGCGAAGCGGGTGCGATTGACCCAGTTGCGTTAGCCGAACAGGTGACAGAAGCTGGATTTCCGACCCAGCCTCGCCTCGCCACCAACGCAGGCGAAAAAGCAAAAGAGGCTCTGAGTCCAGCAGAACGGCACGCCTTGGAAAATCGCCAGCAGTTAAGGCAACTAGTCATTGCGGGCGTTCTGATTTTGCTGTCCGGAATTGGTCATCTCAATCAACACTTCATCTCTTTTCCCGCTTATTTTTCACCCCTGACCAACATTTGGTTTCATTGGGGCTTGGCGACGGCAGCGTTACTCTTTCCCGGACGCCAGATATTAGTCGATGGGTGGCGGGGCTTGCGGCGAAATGCCCCTAATATGAACACCCTGGTGGCGCTAGGAACGCTTACAGCTTACACGGCTAGCTGCGTGGCGTTGCTATTCCCTCAGCTGGGTTGGGAATGTTTTTTTGATGAGCCGGTCATGCTGTTAGGCTTTATCCTGCTTGGGCGTACCTTGGAGCAACGGGCAAGAGGTCGTGCCGCCGCAGCCTTTCAGGCATTGCTGGCGCTCCAGCCAAAAGTCGCTCGTTTAATTGCTAATCCCACAGATGCTGGCGCTACGCCCAGAGCCAAGGGGAACGACTTCGGGGGCATTGAAATCCCCGTTGAACAAGTCCGAGTAGGTGAATGGTTGCGGGTTTTGCCGGGAGAACAAATCCCGGTCGATGCAGAAGTGGTGGCGGGTCAGACAACGGTGAATGAGTCAATGCTGACTGGCGAGCCAGTTCCGGTCATGAAGCAAGCGGGAGACTCGGTGGCAGCTGGGACGCTGAATCAGTCGGGAGCGATCGCGATCAAGGCAACTCGCACCGGCAAGGATACGACTCTGGCACAAATTGTCGCCCTGGTCGAAGAAGCCCAAATCCGGAAAGCTCCCGTGCAGCTATTGGCGGATACGGTGGCGGGGTACTTCACCTACGGCGTTCTGGCAGCAGCAACCTTCACGTTTTTATTTTGGTACTTCATCGGCTCTCAACTTTGGCCTGATGTCACGATGTTGAGCGCAGTAGGGATAGAGAGCCACTCAGCGATGCACTCAGTCATGCACCATGCCAGCGGCATAGACAGGGAACCCCCACCTCTACAGCACTCAGCTTTGTTACTTAGTTTAAAGCTTGCAATTTCTGTCTCTGTCATCGCTTGCCCCTGTGCTTTAGGCTTAGCGACCCCCACGGCAATTTTGGTGGGAACGGGTCTGGGGGCAGAAAGAGGGCTGTTGATCAAAGGCGGCGACGTGCTGGAACGGGTACACCACCTGGATATCGTGGTATTTGATAAGACAGGCACTCTTACCACGGGTCATCCCGTCGTTACTGATTACTTGCCGGTGGGGAACTTCCTCCCAGAAAGCCTCCTCCAACTGGCGGCGGCGGCAGAAAGTGGCACAACCCATCCCCTCGCAGAAGCAATCGGGGAAGAAGCGCACCGCCAAGAGTTAAGCCTCCCTCTCGCCCATGAGTTTTATACGGAACCGGGACTAGGGGTATCGGCTTTGGTCGAAGGCGTGCGGGTTTTACTAGGGAATGCAGACTGGTTGACTCAGCAAGGAATTTCCCTCAACAATTCCGAACAAAACCAGGCTCAACAACTGGCATCGGCGGGTAAAACAGTGGTTTATGTCGCCGCTGACGGTCAAGTAGCGGGGTTAATTGGCGTCACCGATACCCTCCGACCAGATGCGAAAGCAACGGTGTCTCGCTTGCGACAAATGGGATTGCGGGTGATGCTGCTGACTGGAGATCGGCTGGAAGCGGCTAGAGCGATCGCGTCTCAGTTGGAACTTAATCCAGACTCGGATGTCTTAGCAGATGTCCGTCCAGACGCCAAAGCCGCCGCGATTGCCCAGCTACAAACTCAGGGTCAGCACGTCGCAATGGTTGGCGATGGCATTAACGATGCCCCCGCTTTGGCACAAGCAGATGTTGGCATTTCCCTCCAAGGGGGAACCGATGTCGCCATCGAAACTGCTCAAATTGTTCTGATGCGCGATCGCCTTCTGGATGTTGTCAAGTCAATCCAGCTTTCTCGTGCGACTTTCAACAAAATCCGCCAAAATCTTTTTTGGGCGTTTGCCTACAACACCATCTCCTTGCCCGTCGCTGCGGGTGTGCTGCTACCCACTTTTGGGCTGGTTCTCAGCCCATCCGCTGCTGGAGCATTAATGGCTTTTAGTTCTGTCAGTGTTGTTACGAACTCGCTTTTACTCCGTAAATCTCTCTCTACTGACAACTAA
- a CDS encoding FHA domain-containing protein has translation MAVKLHLNHILIIEDDQGRKEFPLEKPEYCIGRDQKCDIRLYSQFVSRRHATLVQKLRADGSYYYRIVDGDKGKPSANGLLINGRKLQAHDLEDEDEIVFGPQVRARYFHLKRESIPTGPPDEWDITLISPNMVGDGEEP, from the coding sequence ATGGCTGTAAAACTGCATCTGAACCATATATTGATTATTGAAGATGATCAGGGACGTAAGGAGTTCCCCTTAGAAAAGCCCGAATATTGCATTGGCAGAGACCAGAAGTGTGATATTCGGTTGTACTCCCAATTTGTATCGCGTCGGCACGCAACTTTAGTGCAAAAATTGCGTGCGGATGGCTCTTACTATTATCGAATTGTCGATGGCGACAAAGGCAAGCCCAGCGCCAATGGTCTGTTGATCAATGGTCGAAAACTCCAAGCTCACGATCTCGAAGATGAAGATGAGATTGTGTTTGGGCCGCAAGTGCGGGCACGCTACTTCCACCTGAAGCGAGAATCCATTCCCACGGGACCTCCAGATGAGTGGGACATTACCCTGATTAGTCCCAATATGGTTGGCGATGGGGAAGAACCTTAA
- the tmk gene encoding dTMP kinase, protein MQGKLIVFEGVEGSGKTTQMQRSRDWLLERMKAESPIFSQVAITREPGGTELGKALRRLLLEGTLNHPIQDRTELLLYAADRSQHVEEVLKPTLAAGGIILCDRYTDSTIAYQGYGRGLSLSLIKKICQMATDGLESDLTLWLDVDVEIGLARAKARGAADRMEQAELAFHQRVQQGFRALAAAHPQRIVRVDGSGTEAEVQGKIQAILTQRFREWSLEN, encoded by the coding sequence ATGCAGGGCAAGCTGATTGTGTTTGAGGGAGTGGAAGGAAGCGGTAAAACAACTCAGATGCAGCGATCGCGCGATTGGCTTCTGGAAAGGATGAAGGCAGAATCTCCGATTTTCTCGCAGGTGGCGATCACCAGAGAGCCAGGGGGTACAGAATTGGGTAAAGCTTTGCGCCGCTTGTTGCTCGAAGGGACTCTGAATCACCCCATTCAAGACCGGACAGAACTATTGTTGTATGCAGCAGACCGCTCGCAGCACGTTGAAGAAGTGCTAAAACCAACCCTGGCGGCGGGAGGAATTATTTTGTGCGATCGCTACACCGATTCAACTATCGCCTATCAAGGCTATGGTCGAGGTCTTAGCCTATCTTTAATCAAGAAGATATGCCAAATGGCGACAGACGGACTGGAAAGCGACCTCACCCTGTGGCTAGATGTTGACGTTGAAATAGGTCTAGCACGCGCTAAAGCCAGGGGAGCCGCCGACCGAATGGAGCAAGCAGAATTGGCGTTCCACCAACGGGTACAGCAGGGGTTTAGAGCCTTAGCAGCAGCCCATCCCCAGCGGATTGTGCGGGTGGATGGCAGTGGCACTGAGGCAGAAGTCCAAGGGAAAATTCAGGCTATCTTGACTCAACGGTTTCGGGAATGGTCTCTAGAAAATTAA